Proteins from a single region of Stappia sp. ES.058:
- a CDS encoding PepSY domain-containing protein has product MIRSLHRWPGLIAAALLVVLALSGAALSLFPALESLQTPAQTEARLSVAALATRIQAEYPGVEQIRRAPSGRIVAYWFEDGTPGAATIDPATGAGVASADAPAAHGWLKTLHRSLFLDDTGRIAAAVGAVSLLLLSISGIALVARRTGGWRKMFSPLKGPLSGRLHVEIARTTVAGLLLSSVTALWMSASTFALLPEGAGPPAFPPVSGETSAKPDDMPALRDTAVSSLRELTFPYPDDPTDAFTLKTDAGQGYIDQGTGALIAWRDLGGWEQITETVYMLHTGEGASLLGLVLGLMALGIPVMAGTGVVLWAGGAGKRPRIRANAAPGRADTILLVGSEGGTTWGFAKTLHDALAAAGHTVHTDAMSRFAPTRYTSARRIVVLAATYGDGTAPASAANFLDRLVAMPAPPAASLAVLGFGDRSFPAFCGFAKDVADAAEAKGWAELLPMDSVDRQSPQDFTRWARAFGAAIGTPLEIDHQPLAPRTEDLTLVSRRDYGTDMQTPVSILRFAVPRVPVWRRWLGQGLPRFAAGDLLGIVPDGSPVTRFYSLASATSDGFAEICVKKHPGGLCSGQLLSLQPGDGMRAFVRPNPTFRPKRGRAPVILIGAGTGIGPLAGFARANADKRPMHLWFGVRHPDSDLLYGAELCEWRTDGRLTSLTTAFSRADTRTYVQDALRRDGARVAQLIADGAEVLVCGGRGMAAGVAQALAEILAPRGLSLQTLKAEGRYGEDIY; this is encoded by the coding sequence ATGATCCGCAGTCTGCACCGATGGCCGGGCCTCATTGCCGCGGCGCTCCTGGTGGTGCTCGCCCTGTCGGGCGCCGCCCTCTCGCTGTTCCCGGCGCTGGAAAGCCTCCAGACTCCGGCGCAGACTGAGGCACGGCTCAGCGTCGCGGCGCTCGCGACGCGGATCCAGGCTGAATATCCGGGCGTCGAGCAAATCCGGCGCGCCCCGTCGGGCCGGATTGTCGCCTATTGGTTCGAGGATGGCACGCCGGGCGCCGCGACAATCGATCCGGCAACCGGCGCGGGCGTGGCAAGCGCCGACGCGCCGGCCGCCCACGGCTGGCTGAAGACCCTGCACCGGTCGCTGTTCCTCGACGACACGGGCCGGATCGCGGCGGCGGTTGGCGCTGTCTCGCTGCTTCTCCTCTCGATCAGCGGCATCGCACTCGTCGCGCGGCGCACCGGCGGCTGGCGGAAGATGTTTTCGCCGCTCAAGGGCCCCTTGTCCGGGCGGCTGCATGTGGAGATCGCGCGGACAACCGTCGCGGGCCTGCTGCTCTCCTCGGTCACCGCTTTGTGGATGAGCGCGTCAACCTTCGCCCTCCTGCCGGAGGGGGCCGGTCCCCCGGCCTTTCCCCCCGTTAGCGGGGAAACCAGTGCGAAGCCCGACGACATGCCGGCGCTGCGCGACACCGCCGTCTCCTCCTTGCGCGAACTCACCTTTCCCTACCCCGACGACCCGACGGACGCCTTCACGCTGAAGACCGATGCCGGCCAGGGCTATATCGACCAGGGCACCGGCGCGCTCATCGCCTGGCGCGATCTCGGCGGCTGGGAGCAGATCACCGAAACCGTCTATATGCTGCACACCGGCGAAGGCGCGTCCCTGCTCGGGCTTGTCCTCGGATTGATGGCGCTCGGCATTCCCGTGATGGCCGGAACGGGCGTCGTGCTGTGGGCGGGCGGCGCCGGCAAGCGGCCGCGCATCCGTGCCAATGCCGCGCCGGGTCGGGCCGACACGATCCTGCTGGTCGGCAGCGAAGGCGGCACCACCTGGGGCTTTGCAAAGACGCTGCATGACGCGCTCGCTGCCGCCGGCCACACGGTGCACACCGATGCGATGTCGCGTTTCGCGCCGACACGCTACACAAGCGCCAGGCGCATCGTCGTGCTTGCCGCGACCTATGGCGACGGCACGGCGCCGGCCTCGGCCGCGAACTTTCTCGACCGGCTGGTGGCAATGCCCGCACCCCCCGCCGCATCGCTTGCGGTGCTTGGCTTCGGCGACCGCAGTTTTCCCGCCTTTTGCGGTTTCGCCAAAGATGTCGCGGATGCGGCAGAGGCGAAAGGCTGGGCGGAGCTCCTGCCGATGGACAGCGTGGACCGCCAGTCGCCGCAGGATTTCACCCGCTGGGCGCGCGCCTTCGGGGCCGCCATCGGCACGCCGCTGGAGATCGATCACCAGCCGCTCGCGCCGCGCACCGAGGATCTGACGCTCGTCTCGCGCCGCGACTACGGCACGGACATGCAGACGCCGGTTTCCATCCTGCGCTTTGCCGTGCCCCGGGTGCCGGTCTGGCGTCGCTGGCTGGGCCAGGGCCTGCCGCGCTTCGCCGCCGGCGACCTCCTCGGCATCGTGCCGGACGGCTCGCCCGTCACCCGGTTCTATTCGCTCGCCTCCGCGACGAGCGACGGTTTTGCCGAGATCTGTGTGAAAAAACACCCCGGCGGGCTGTGCTCGGGACAGCTCCTGAGCCTTCAACCCGGCGACGGAATGCGTGCCTTCGTGCGCCCCAACCCGACGTTCCGGCCAAAACGCGGCCGCGCGCCGGTGATCCTGATCGGCGCAGGAACGGGCATCGGGCCGCTTGCCGGCTTTGCCCGGGCCAATGCAGACAAACGCCCGATGCACCTGTGGTTCGGTGTCCGGCATCCCGACAGCGACCTGCTTTACGGCGCGGAGCTTTGCGAATGGCGGACGGACGGACGGCTCACCTCGCTCACCACCGCATTCTCGCGGGCGGATACGCGCACCTATGTCCAGGACGCACTGCGCCGCGATGGCGCAAGAGTGGCGCAGCTGATCGCCGACGGTGCCGAGGTACTGGTGTGCGGCGGGCGCGGCATGGCGGCGGGTGTTGCCCAAGCGCTGGCCGAGATCCTCGCACCCCGGGGCCTCTCCCTTCAGACACTCAAAGCCGAGGGCCGATATGGCGAAGACATTTACTGA
- a CDS encoding DUF2271 domain-containing protein: MKSLLAALALTTALTTALALPGAAQARPVTLTTTLNTYGGDGAYLALYVTDASGAYKGSLWMAGGKSKYYEHLRDWYRATAGNTAEINGITGASVGAGRQLSITLDLSDALFDAGYELHIDAAVEDMRDSPSEIVVPLTSAGAGKPARGRRYISSFSYDM; this comes from the coding sequence ATGAAATCCCTTCTTGCCGCCCTTGCCCTCACCACGGCGCTGACCACGGCACTCGCCCTTCCCGGCGCCGCGCAGGCCCGGCCGGTGACCCTGACCACGACGCTGAACACCTACGGCGGCGACGGCGCCTATCTGGCGCTTTACGTCACCGACGCCTCCGGCGCCTACAAGGGCAGCCTGTGGATGGCCGGGGGCAAGTCCAAATACTACGAACACCTGCGCGACTGGTATCGCGCCACAGCCGGAAACACCGCCGAGATCAACGGCATCACCGGCGCAAGTGTCGGCGCGGGACGTCAGCTCTCGATCACGCTCGATCTCTCCGACGCGCTCTTCGATGCCGGCTACGAACTGCATATCGACGCCGCCGTCGAGGACATGCGCGACAGCCCGTCGGAAATCGTCGTTCCGCTGACCTCCGCCGGCGCCGGAAAACCCGCGCGCGGGCGCCGCTACATCTCCTCCTTCTCCTACGACATGTAA
- a CDS encoding cytochrome b/b6 domain-containing protein, translated as MIRVWDPLVRVFHWSLVVAFAVAWLSAEEWSDLHEWAGYAAVALISLRILWGVIGTRYARFSQFVRGPGAVLHYLREILARREARYIGHNPAGAVMILAILVVMSATAYTGWLMEDPGRQSLFSHLPPVVASALADDDDATAAYGGEGGLEEVHEILADLMLILVILHLGGVALASIRHRENLARAMITGDKRKPEPGDID; from the coding sequence ATGATACGCGTATGGGACCCGTTGGTCAGAGTGTTTCACTGGAGCCTTGTGGTCGCCTTCGCGGTGGCCTGGCTCAGTGCAGAAGAATGGTCTGACCTGCACGAATGGGCGGGCTATGCGGCCGTCGCGCTGATTTCCCTGCGCATCCTTTGGGGGGTCATCGGCACGCGCTATGCCCGTTTCTCGCAGTTCGTGCGCGGACCAGGCGCCGTCTTGCACTATCTGCGGGAGATCCTTGCAAGGCGGGAAGCGCGCTACATCGGCCACAACCCGGCTGGCGCGGTCATGATCCTGGCGATCCTGGTCGTGATGTCGGCGACCGCCTACACCGGCTGGCTGATGGAAGACCCCGGGCGACAGTCGCTGTTCTCGCATTTGCCTCCGGTCGTGGCCTCAGCGCTTGCCGACGACGATGACGCCACCGCCGCATATGGCGGCGAAGGCGGTTTGGAAGAAGTTCACGAGATCCTTGCCGACCTGATGCTGATTCTCGTCATCCTGCATCTCGGCGGCGTGGCGCTGGCGTCGATCCGTCACCGCGAGAATCTGGCGCGGGCGATGATCACCGGCGACAAGCGCAAGCCCGAGCCGGGCGATATCGACTGA
- a CDS encoding PepSY domain-containing protein: MKMPLILLAALLSLGATGPAGASDDDCTVPMADWQPRKAVKTMAEAKGWSVRRIKIDDGCYEIKGRDAQGRTIEVKVDPATLDIVEFEFDD; this comes from the coding sequence ATGAAGATGCCCCTCATTCTCCTCGCCGCGCTTTTGTCCCTTGGCGCAACCGGTCCGGCTGGCGCCAGCGACGACGACTGCACGGTGCCGATGGCGGACTGGCAGCCGCGCAAGGCAGTCAAGACCATGGCCGAGGCCAAGGGCTGGTCGGTTCGGCGCATCAAGATCGACGACGGCTGTTACGAGATCAAGGGCCGCGACGCGCAAGGCCGCACGATCGAGGTGAAGGTCGATCCCGCGACGCTGGACATCGTGGAGTTCGAATTCGACGACTGA
- a CDS encoding response regulator transcription factor translates to MRVLLIEDDDVLGAAVHDQIAADGHSLDWVKRLDAARDAIAVAAYDLVLLDLMLPDGRGISFLKERRGNGDVTPVIILTALDQVSDRIEGLNAGADDYLVKPFDLAELSARIGSVARRYSGNPNPVITLGPLEIDLAARSLRKDGKPVPLTAREWVLFEAFVQRPGQLLSKAQLEERLYSFDTEIESNTIEVHVSRLRKKLGRAAITTERGLGYRLSAP, encoded by the coding sequence ATGCGCGTATTGCTGATTGAAGACGATGACGTGCTCGGCGCCGCCGTGCACGACCAGATCGCCGCCGACGGCCACTCGCTCGACTGGGTGAAGCGGCTGGATGCCGCGCGCGACGCCATCGCCGTTGCCGCCTACGACCTGGTGCTGCTCGACCTGATGCTGCCGGACGGGCGCGGCATTTCCTTTCTGAAAGAGCGCCGCGGCAACGGCGACGTCACCCCGGTGATCATCCTCACCGCGCTCGACCAGGTCAGCGACCGGATCGAGGGGCTGAACGCCGGCGCCGACGACTATCTGGTCAAGCCTTTCGATCTCGCCGAGCTTTCCGCCCGCATCGGCTCGGTGGCCCGGCGGTATTCCGGCAATCCCAATCCGGTCATCACGCTGGGCCCGCTTGAAATCGACCTTGCCGCCCGCAGCCTGCGCAAGGACGGCAAGCCCGTCCCGCTCACCGCGCGCGAATGGGTGCTGTTCGAGGCCTTCGTCCAGCGGCCCGGCCAGCTTCTCTCCAAGGCGCAACTGGAAGAGCGGCTCTATTCCTTCGACACGGAGATCGAGAGCAACACCATCGAGGTGCATGTCAGCCGCCTGCGCAAGAAACTCGGTCGCGCTGCGATCACAACCGAACGGGGGCTGGGCTACCGCCTCAGCGCGCCATGA
- a CDS encoding ATP-binding protein, which yields MRWARSIQLRLALAISLGVTLLWIAAAIVTATILRHEMDEVFDSALQETAQRILPLAVMDIVAREEEGLTQQLATLRAHDEFFTYIVRDAQGRPLLTSHAADAAMFPAYDGIGFSQTATHRFYFDAALQETITIAVAEPLDHRAEVAREMRMGLALPLLLVIPLSVAMILVAVRLGFRPVRRLGEALATRGAADLSPVPADDLPGEVAPIAAAVNQLLQRLGAAFEAERSFAANAAHELRTPVAGALAQAQRLQSETNDPDAVRRGAEIETTLKRLTRLSEKLMQLARAEGGRLRTGDPADLRPILKMVAEDVERAHASGRVALDLPQVAVLSDMDPDAFAILARNLIENALKHGARDAPVLVALSPAGRFSVVNDGVVIAPDTLVRLTGRFERADGHGDGSGLGLAIVRTIAERADCVLSLTSPAPGRAGGLEAAVELSMRAGAR from the coding sequence ATGAGGTGGGCGCGCTCGATCCAGCTGCGCCTTGCGCTCGCGATCAGCCTGGGGGTCACGTTGCTGTGGATCGCGGCGGCCATCGTGACGGCCACGATCCTGCGTCACGAAATGGACGAGGTTTTCGACAGCGCGCTTCAGGAGACCGCGCAGCGCATCCTGCCACTTGCGGTGATGGACATCGTCGCCCGCGAGGAGGAAGGGCTGACGCAGCAGCTTGCCACCCTGCGGGCCCACGACGAGTTCTTCACCTACATCGTGCGCGATGCGCAAGGGCGCCCCCTGCTCACCTCCCATGCCGCCGATGCGGCCATGTTTCCCGCCTATGATGGCATCGGCTTCAGCCAGACGGCAACGCATCGCTTCTATTTCGACGCCGCCCTGCAGGAGACGATCACCATCGCGGTCGCCGAACCGCTCGATCACCGCGCGGAGGTCGCGCGGGAAATGCGCATGGGCCTGGCCCTGCCGCTGCTTCTGGTTATCCCGCTCTCCGTGGCCATGATCCTCGTGGCGGTGCGGCTTGGCTTCCGCCCGGTGCGGAGACTTGGTGAGGCGCTTGCCACCCGCGGCGCGGCCGATCTGTCGCCGGTGCCGGCCGACGATCTCCCCGGCGAGGTCGCGCCGATCGCTGCCGCCGTCAACCAGTTGCTCCAACGGCTCGGGGCGGCGTTCGAGGCGGAGCGCAGCTTCGCCGCCAATGCGGCGCATGAGTTGCGCACCCCGGTGGCCGGCGCGCTTGCGCAGGCGCAGAGACTGCAGAGCGAGACGAACGATCCGGACGCCGTGCGCCGGGGTGCGGAGATTGAAACCACCCTGAAACGCCTGACGCGGCTTTCCGAAAAGCTGATGCAACTGGCGCGCGCCGAAGGCGGGCGGCTGCGCACCGGTGACCCGGCGGACCTGCGCCCGATCCTCAAGATGGTCGCGGAGGATGTCGAACGCGCGCACGCGAGCGGGCGTGTCGCGCTCGATCTTCCGCAGGTGGCGGTGCTGTCGGACATGGATCCGGATGCCTTCGCCATCCTGGCCCGCAACCTGATCGAGAATGCGTTGAAACACGGTGCGCGCGATGCGCCGGTTCTTGTCGCGCTGTCGCCGGCCGGGCGCTTCAGCGTCGTCAACGACGGCGTCGTGATCGCGCCCGACACGCTGGTCCGGCTGACGGGCCGGTTCGAACGCGCGGACGGTCATGGCGACGGAAGCGGTCTGGGACTGGCCATCGTGCGCACCATAGCAGAGCGCGCGGATTGCGTGCTGTCGCTGACCTCGCCCGCGCCGGGCCGTGCGGGCGGACTGGAGGCAGCCGTCGAGCTCTCGATGCGAGCGGGCGCGCGATAA
- a CDS encoding TauD/TfdA family dioxygenase encodes MERNVFDDAYLGDLSSISPDKVIENISDFGIVTFSVDSGNARHALVGLAQALGEIRSHPHSDRDGATSIAPRRDNDLHPGRMGFTQERLLPHTDASSMASPPDLLLNVCATRAEHGGETLLVDMRSVLTQALKTNPVALERLSAPGTVIFGTGGFSRASSVFAVRNGRIHVRFRQDEGVFFGAPVLKEALELIGLVDAMTVRMSLEEGQGYIVDNHWWLHGRASFAGPREIIRILADVRADRSGGVGETGFPWHVSSTAQEKIRVGTVG; translated from the coding sequence TTGGAACGAAATGTGTTCGATGACGCGTATCTGGGCGACCTTTCTTCAATCTCTCCAGACAAGGTGATTGAAAACATATCGGATTTCGGGATCGTCACCTTCTCTGTCGACAGTGGAAACGCGCGACACGCCCTTGTTGGATTGGCGCAAGCCCTGGGGGAGATCCGCAGTCACCCGCATTCGGACAGGGACGGGGCGACGTCGATCGCCCCGAGGCGGGACAATGACCTGCATCCGGGTCGGATGGGGTTCACCCAGGAGCGTCTCCTGCCGCACACCGACGCGAGTTCGATGGCGTCGCCGCCCGATCTTTTGCTGAACGTGTGTGCGACGCGTGCCGAACATGGCGGCGAGACCCTGCTGGTCGACATGAGGTCCGTGCTGACGCAGGCACTGAAAACGAACCCGGTGGCGCTGGAGCGGTTGTCCGCACCTGGCACCGTGATCTTCGGTACCGGCGGTTTTTCCCGCGCGTCGTCGGTGTTTGCGGTGCGCAATGGCCGCATCCATGTCCGCTTCCGCCAGGATGAGGGCGTGTTCTTCGGCGCCCCTGTCCTGAAAGAGGCACTGGAGTTGATCGGTCTGGTCGATGCCATGACCGTTCGGATGTCCCTGGAAGAGGGACAGGGGTATATTGTCGACAATCACTGGTGGCTGCACGGTCGTGCAAGCTTTGCCGGACCGCGCGAAATCATCCGCATCCTGGCGGATGTCAGGGCGGACCGCTCTGGCGGTGTCGGGGAAACCGGGTTTCCCTGGCATGTCTCGTCGACGGCGCAGGAGAAAATCCGCGTCGGCACTGTCGGCTAG
- a CDS encoding NUDIX domain-containing protein has product MNREDIVSDNISYRYPVSIKGVLFVGDKVVLLKNERDEWELPGGKLEPGERPEDCVVREIEEELGVIATTAELLDNWVYQIREDVLVYIVTFGCPVLSDARVTHSPEHKAVGLFALEDVPALNMPAGYKTSISTWAQKLGMLE; this is encoded by the coding sequence TTGAACCGGGAAGACATCGTCAGCGACAACATTTCCTATCGATACCCCGTATCGATCAAGGGTGTCCTGTTTGTCGGGGACAAGGTTGTTCTGCTCAAGAACGAACGGGACGAATGGGAGCTTCCCGGCGGGAAGCTGGAGCCGGGCGAACGGCCCGAGGACTGTGTCGTCCGCGAGATCGAGGAAGAACTCGGCGTAATCGCGACGACGGCCGAGTTGCTCGACAACTGGGTGTATCAAATCCGCGAGGACGTCCTCGTCTACATCGTGACGTTCGGCTGTCCCGTGCTCAGCGACGCCCGGGTCACGCACAGTCCGGAACACAAGGCGGTGGGGCTGTTCGCGCTTGAAGACGTCCCCGCATTGAACATGCCGGCCGGATACAAGACGTCGATCTCAACCTGGGCTCAAAAACTCGGCATGCTCGAGTGA
- a CDS encoding sugar phosphate nucleotidyltransferase yields the protein MVRTAVILGAGRGTRLRPMTDTVPKILVPVRGTPLCDRIVDSLIEAGIERIIFIVGYLSERIVEHYGRHPHSAKFEYIEQATLDGTGGAVRLALPVVEEDFLVIFGDSLFARNAVASVVNAPARNAIGVVEVPDPERFGIVTANAQGTIVEIEEKPEAPRSNLAVAGIYKFSSDAKRYFSQLPLSRRGEYEMPDAIRMMIDDGIRVSAVTFDGMFDVGTLSQVEALETMDEDLFTAMFE from the coding sequence ATGGTCCGCACGGCTGTCATCCTGGGTGCCGGCAGGGGAACGCGGCTGCGTCCCATGACCGACACCGTCCCGAAGATCCTCGTGCCCGTGCGCGGGACCCCGCTGTGCGACCGCATCGTCGACAGCCTGATCGAAGCCGGGATCGAGCGGATCATCTTCATCGTCGGCTATCTGTCGGAGCGCATCGTCGAGCACTACGGGCGCCATCCACACAGCGCGAAGTTCGAGTATATCGAACAGGCGACCCTGGACGGCACCGGCGGCGCCGTGCGTCTCGCCCTGCCCGTTGTCGAGGAAGACTTCCTCGTGATCTTCGGCGACAGCCTGTTCGCGCGCAACGCGGTCGCCTCCGTCGTCAACGCGCCGGCCCGCAACGCCATCGGCGTGGTCGAGGTGCCGGATCCGGAACGCTTCGGGATCGTCACCGCCAATGCGCAAGGCACCATTGTCGAGATCGAGGAAAAGCCCGAGGCTCCGAGATCCAACCTCGCCGTGGCAGGCATCTACAAGTTTTCCAGCGACGCGAAGCGGTATTTCTCCCAGCTCCCCCTTTCCAGACGGGGTGAATACGAAATGCCCGATGCGATCCGGATGATGATCGACGACGGGATCCGCGTGTCGGCCGTGACATTCGACGGGATGTTCGATGTCGGCACGCTCTCGCAGGTCGAGGCGCTGGAGACCATGGACGAGGACCTGTTCACGGCGATGTTCGAGTAA